In a genomic window of Algoriphagus halophilus:
- a CDS encoding GLPGLI family protein gives MKTKILLLGFIVFMGLVSTTRAQGLTGIAHYKSSSTIKFSMDSTKMAPEAMADIQRQLKKQLEKEYVLTFNQGESNWKQAESLGAGPATASSGGATIVINTGGSDLVLYKNLAEQKYLEEKDLMGKEFLVKDDLKVFEWELTGETKTIGNYTCQKATYTKILDSKRFSTGMEEMEEFKDTVQVVAWYTDQIPVSHGPSEFWGLPGLILELQNNGSTMICEKIVLNPEEKFELIVPKKGKEMTADEYRALADEKMQDMMKKYQGKPGGEHQMTIKIGN, from the coding sequence ATGAAAACCAAAATTTTACTCCTCGGATTTATTGTTTTTATGGGCCTAGTAAGCACTACTAGGGCTCAGGGATTGACTGGGATTGCCCACTACAAATCCTCTTCAACTATCAAATTTTCAATGGATAGCACTAAAATGGCTCCTGAGGCTATGGCAGATATTCAAAGACAGTTGAAAAAACAACTGGAAAAGGAATATGTGCTTACGTTCAACCAAGGAGAATCTAATTGGAAACAAGCAGAAAGCTTAGGTGCCGGGCCTGCTACCGCTTCTTCAGGAGGTGCTACAATCGTTATTAATACTGGTGGAAGTGATTTAGTCTTGTATAAAAATTTGGCAGAACAGAAATACTTGGAAGAGAAGGATTTGATGGGGAAAGAATTTTTGGTCAAAGATGACCTGAAAGTATTTGAATGGGAACTTACAGGAGAAACCAAGACCATTGGTAATTATACCTGTCAAAAAGCGACCTATACAAAAATTCTAGACAGCAAAAGGTTCTCCACAGGGATGGAAGAAATGGAAGAATTCAAGGATACTGTACAAGTGGTCGCATGGTATACCGATCAAATTCCAGTTAGCCATGGACCTTCTGAATTTTGGGGACTTCCTGGCCTAATCCTCGAGTTACAAAACAATGGTTCTACTATGATCTGTGAGAAGATTGTGTTGAACCCAGAAGAGAAGTTTGAGCTCATTGTTCCTAAAAAGGGAAAAGAAATGACAGCAGATGAATATAGAGCCCTTGCAGATGAGAAGATGCAAGATATGATGAAAAAATACCAAGGAAAGCCAGGAGGAGAACATCAAATGACTATAAAAATCGGTAATTAA